The proteins below are encoded in one region of Bifidobacterium catenulatum DSM 16992 = JCM 1194 = LMG 11043:
- a CDS encoding sugar transferase, with translation MQGGFRSSEQDSDQVVRTQKIHIVSSDSRHQDQKQERHQSQNNSPQFEPMTFSNTPFSVGEDGRRKGRRSQVVPAWRYFFVACLVMVDLAVMLISLSISLWVNDAAYNAINGAMPFWLFLVCFSFIWVLSLTFAGTYHRHVMAEGYELYAKIINASLLTIITYCSLAFIFNLSLPRTALIVAPIIAFFLEVIARWQMRQWQHRSRQKGACKYKTVVIGSSDGINRALRTMRDYSNWGYSPIAVCPIEVDGNEKDAYVVTSFEPDPSIEGADKLKVIPFNAAFPRTCESLGAQEVYVADVLSRDSEMLHGISLAVESLGMELALAVSLADVSGHRLYLRNTAEQPVLLASLPQYTNTTYVIKRLLDIVGSAFALLIFSPLMLGTALAIKLDDGGPIFFSQKRIGLHGKPFTMYKFRSMVTNAEELKKKLAEENGQTDRFIFKMKDDPRITKVGRFIRKTSLDEFPQFFNVLKGDMSLVGPRPALPEEVARYGSLYSARLLVKPGIAGPWQVSGRSDLSQEQSEYLDVSYIENWSIAGDLAILAKTVLVVFRGTGSY, from the coding sequence ATGCAAGGTGGTTTCCGCAGCTCTGAGCAGGATTCGGATCAAGTAGTGAGAACCCAGAAAATCCATATCGTCTCTTCTGACTCTCGTCATCAGGATCAGAAGCAGGAGCGGCATCAGTCACAAAACAACAGCCCTCAGTTTGAGCCGATGACGTTTTCGAACACGCCATTTTCCGTTGGTGAAGATGGAAGACGCAAGGGCAGGCGGAGTCAGGTTGTGCCCGCATGGCGTTATTTTTTTGTCGCTTGCCTGGTGATGGTCGATCTTGCGGTCATGCTGATTTCGCTGTCCATCAGTCTTTGGGTCAATGATGCCGCATATAATGCCATCAATGGGGCTATGCCGTTCTGGCTGTTCCTCGTCTGCTTCAGTTTCATCTGGGTGTTGAGTCTCACTTTTGCTGGAACGTATCATCGCCATGTGATGGCGGAAGGCTACGAGCTGTATGCGAAAATCATCAATGCGTCGCTGCTCACCATCATCACTTACTGCTCGCTTGCTTTTATTTTCAATCTTTCCTTGCCGCGAACCGCGCTTATCGTCGCTCCGATCATTGCATTCTTCCTAGAAGTCATCGCCCGTTGGCAGATGCGTCAGTGGCAGCATCGCAGCCGTCAGAAGGGTGCCTGTAAGTATAAGACCGTGGTGATCGGCTCTTCCGACGGTATCAATCGTGCGTTGCGTACCATGCGGGACTACTCCAATTGGGGGTATTCGCCGATTGCCGTGTGTCCGATCGAAGTTGACGGTAATGAGAAAGACGCTTATGTGGTCACGTCGTTCGAGCCTGATCCTTCCATTGAAGGTGCCGACAAACTGAAGGTGATCCCGTTCAATGCCGCTTTCCCGCGTACGTGCGAAAGCTTGGGTGCGCAGGAAGTGTACGTTGCCGACGTGCTTTCCCGTGATTCCGAAATGCTGCATGGCATTTCGCTTGCGGTCGAATCCCTTGGCATGGAGCTTGCGTTGGCCGTGTCTCTGGCAGATGTGAGCGGTCATCGCCTGTACTTGCGTAATACCGCCGAACAGCCTGTATTGTTGGCCAGTTTGCCGCAGTATACGAATACGACGTACGTGATTAAACGCCTGCTGGATATCGTTGGTTCGGCTTTCGCGCTGCTGATTTTCTCGCCGCTGATGTTGGGTACGGCGCTCGCCATCAAGCTTGATGACGGTGGTCCGATTTTCTTCTCGCAGAAGCGTATCGGTTTGCATGGCAAGCCGTTTACCATGTATAAATTCCGTTCCATGGTTACCAATGCGGAAGAATTGAAGAAGAAACTTGCCGAAGAAAATGGACAGACCGATCGTTTCATCTTCAAAATGAAGGATGATCCGAGAATTACGAAGGTTGGTCGTTTTATTCGTAAGACTTCGTTGGATGAATTCCCACAGTTCTTCAACGTTTTGAAGGGCGACATGTCTTTGGTTGGTCCTCGCCCGGCTTTGCCGGAAGAGGTTGCCCGCTATGGTTCCCTTTATTCCGCGCGACTGCTGGTTAAGCCTGGTATTGCCGGTCCTTGGCAGGTTTCCGGCCGTTCGGATCTTTCGCAGGAGCAGAGCGAATATCTGGACGTTTCCTATATCGAAAATTGGTCCATTGCAGGCGATCTTGCGATTCTCGCAAAAACCGTGCTCGTGGTCTTCCGCGGCACCGGATCTTACTAA
- a CDS encoding DUF4012 domain-containing protein → MVHSLNSIVQVLPSMLGTESHANDAPRNYLILAQTNAEARPFGGLTGSLGLATVQGGHVSLQPFVSDSEIQNADEPVVDLTAEERLLFTDKLGKDIRDVNFTPDFPRTGEIMSAMWNRQYGVAVDGVIAIDPLFLQNMLAVTGGVAMPDGSTLDGANTARTLLHDVYARMAPQETDEYFAVAAQSAFDHIMRNAGNFKSYVKALSTSVEQGHVVVWSAHEDEQNLIADSAISGKLITEGAKPQVGVYISDETESKMDWYLHREVTTEFQKVARNGANQYTVHIKLQNTMTAEEAANM, encoded by the coding sequence ATGGTGCATTCCTTGAATTCCATCGTGCAGGTGCTTCCAAGCATGTTGGGTACGGAAAGCCATGCGAATGATGCTCCGCGCAATTATTTGATTCTTGCGCAAACGAATGCGGAGGCTCGCCCGTTCGGTGGTCTTACGGGATCGCTCGGCCTGGCCACGGTGCAGGGCGGTCACGTGAGCTTGCAGCCGTTCGTTTCCGATTCGGAAATTCAGAATGCCGACGAGCCGGTTGTGGATTTGACTGCCGAGGAACGTTTGCTGTTTACCGACAAGCTTGGCAAGGATATTCGCGACGTGAATTTCACGCCTGATTTTCCGCGTACCGGCGAGATTATGAGCGCCATGTGGAATCGCCAGTATGGCGTTGCGGTTGATGGTGTGATCGCCATTGATCCGCTGTTCCTGCAGAACATGCTGGCGGTGACCGGTGGCGTTGCCATGCCTGACGGTTCGACGTTGGATGGTGCGAATACTGCCCGAACGTTGCTGCATGACGTGTATGCGCGCATGGCTCCGCAGGAGACGGACGAGTATTTCGCGGTTGCTGCGCAGTCTGCGTTCGACCATATCATGCGGAATGCGGGCAATTTCAAATCGTATGTCAAGGCGCTTTCCACGTCTGTTGAGCAGGGACATGTGGTGGTGTGGAGCGCGCATGAGGATGAGCAGAATCTGATTGCCGATTCCGCTATTTCCGGCAAATTGATTACGGAAGGTGCAAAACCGCAGGTCGGCGTGTATATTTCCGACGAAACCGAGTCGAAAATGGACTGGTATTTGCATCGCGAAGTGACCACTGAATTCCAGAAGGTCGCGCGAAACGGCGCGAACCAGTATACGGTGCATATCAAGTTGCAGAACACCATGACGGCGGAAGAAGCGGCTAATATGTGA
- a CDS encoding MDR family MFS transporter: MWRRWLMSAKRSMSRALAREESYQNGHLTRTAFISIAVLTFITFVGNFTQLQLSAALPTIVSDFGISVTTGQWLTSIFQLVMGVMVPLTAYLTRRFSTREIVLVSMVVFTIGSLFAWLGPTFLMVLIGRLLEAVGTGVMWPVLQITVFSIYPLSRRGFAMGTVGVAMSVAPAIGPTLGGVQTDLNGWRSIFLTLTIIGVISLLLAYFGLHNFGENDKTAKADFFSVGLSIFGFGGLMFGFTNIESYSFVNPMVWLPMVIGVVGIIWFVLRQIHGARRQIENPEAQPPLLNLSVLKNRSFTVGTITAALSFFAFSSIMVIMPLYIQDCRGYSAAISGLVMLPGALGQCISQFFGGKVLDRFGARPVALVGTITLCFGTVMMSLISVTSWIWWVSIWQFVRQIGMGFVLMPITTWSLNCLEPEEVSAGSAVTNTVRQIAGAIGAPVLVILMETFTSLRWTALGGKKAVYAAANVFGIQWALRISAAICFVMVLMVFFGVRGQGAGSTHETVQRALNRRRAA, encoded by the coding sequence ATGTGGAGAAGGTGGTTGATGTCAGCGAAGCGGAGCATGTCCCGAGCGCTTGCTCGAGAGGAATCGTATCAGAACGGTCATTTAACGCGCACGGCGTTTATTTCCATTGCGGTTCTTACATTTATTACGTTCGTCGGTAATTTCACACAATTGCAGTTGAGCGCCGCGTTGCCGACGATCGTCAGTGATTTTGGTATTTCCGTTACGACCGGTCAGTGGCTGACGTCGATTTTCCAGCTGGTCATGGGCGTGATGGTGCCGCTTACGGCATACCTTACGAGACGTTTTTCGACGCGCGAAATCGTGCTTGTTTCCATGGTTGTGTTCACGATCGGTTCACTGTTCGCTTGGCTTGGTCCAACTTTTTTGATGGTGCTGATCGGGCGTTTGCTTGAGGCGGTTGGCACGGGTGTGATGTGGCCGGTGTTGCAGATTACGGTGTTTTCGATTTATCCGCTGTCTCGCCGTGGTTTCGCAATGGGTACGGTTGGTGTGGCGATGAGCGTGGCTCCGGCGATCGGTCCGACGCTTGGCGGTGTGCAGACGGACTTGAACGGTTGGCGTTCAATTTTCCTCACGTTGACCATTATCGGCGTAATTTCGCTGCTTCTTGCCTATTTTGGATTGCATAATTTCGGTGAGAATGATAAAACCGCGAAGGCTGACTTTTTTTCCGTTGGACTGTCTATTTTCGGTTTCGGCGGGCTAATGTTCGGCTTTACGAATATTGAATCGTATTCGTTTGTAAATCCTATGGTTTGGCTGCCAATGGTGATTGGCGTTGTGGGAATTATTTGGTTTGTGCTTCGCCAGATTCATGGCGCGCGCAGGCAGATTGAAAATCCTGAAGCGCAGCCGCCACTGTTGAATTTGAGCGTGTTGAAGAATCGTAGTTTTACTGTTGGCACGATCACGGCCGCGCTCTCGTTCTTCGCGTTCAGTTCGATTATGGTGATCATGCCCCTGTACATTCAGGATTGCCGTGGCTATTCTGCTGCGATTAGCGGCCTGGTGATGCTTCCGGGTGCTTTGGGCCAGTGCATTTCGCAGTTTTTCGGTGGTAAGGTGCTTGACCGTTTCGGTGCACGCCCGGTGGCGTTGGTAGGCACGATTACCTTGTGTTTCGGCACGGTCATGATGAGTTTGATTTCCGTGACCTCGTGGATTTGGTGGGTGTCGATTTGGCAGTTTGTGCGCCAGATCGGCATGGGTTTCGTGTTGATGCCGATCACCACATGGTCACTGAATTGTTTGGAACCGGAAGAGGTGAGCGCCGGATCCGCGGTGACGAATACGGTTCGTCAGATTGCGGGCGCGATTGGCGCTCCGGTGTTGGTGATTTTGATGGAGACGTTCACGTCTCTTCGTTGGACTGCGCTCGGTGGCAAAAAAGCCGTGTATGCGGCTGCCAACGTGTTCGGCATTCAGTGGGCGCTTCGTATCAGCGCGGCAATCTGCTTCGTGATGGTGCTGATGGTGTTCTTCGGCGTGCGCGGCCAGGGTGCCGGTTCCACGCATGAAACCGTGCAACGCGCCCTCAACCGTAGGCGTGCCGCCTGA
- a CDS encoding GGDEF domain-containing protein: protein MLISYRKNLDRITFLSVMSFSVLPVLATIYQALAYGFSLQCLAIVISTQIMFIMDTVELNLRFYSQQAAYEKARYEAEHDGMTGLLNKEAGYKRMRKYFDRMDSHDEAILMFVDIDDFKTINDTYGHTVGDFWIREVASQLRHIYWQDDIICRYGGDEFIALIRNTASEQVLETTLGMFFQQLTRASEQHGQDVHCSVGVCRIAAIRISGNRDISRNTDGGNGEDTRGGVDFGQCVKQADLALYETKRFNKGTFTVYNYDRPQPASAICT from the coding sequence ATGCTGATCTCATATCGCAAGAATCTTGATCGCATTACTTTCCTTTCCGTGATGTCGTTCTCCGTACTACCAGTATTGGCGACCATCTACCAAGCACTGGCATACGGTTTTTCATTGCAATGTTTGGCGATCGTGATTTCCACACAGATTATGTTCATCATGGACACCGTGGAACTGAACCTGCGATTCTACTCGCAACAGGCCGCCTACGAAAAAGCAAGGTACGAAGCCGAACATGACGGCATGACCGGTTTGCTGAACAAAGAAGCGGGATATAAACGCATGCGCAAATACTTCGACCGCATGGATTCGCACGACGAAGCGATACTGATGTTCGTCGACATCGACGATTTCAAAACCATCAACGACACATACGGACACACAGTCGGCGATTTCTGGATCCGCGAGGTCGCATCCCAGCTTCGGCACATCTACTGGCAAGATGACATCATCTGCCGATACGGCGGCGACGAATTCATAGCACTCATCCGAAACACCGCCAGCGAACAGGTGCTCGAAACCACGCTGGGCATGTTCTTCCAACAGTTGACACGCGCCTCGGAACAGCACGGGCAAGACGTGCATTGCAGCGTAGGCGTGTGCCGCATTGCCGCCATCCGCATCAGCGGAAACAGGGATATCAGCAGAAACACGGATGGAGGAAACGGCGAAGATACCAGAGGCGGCGTGGATTTCGGCCAATGCGTCAAACAGGCCGACCTGGCGCTGTACGAAACCAAGCGATTCAACAAAGGAACATTCACCGTCTACAATTACGACCGTCCCCAGCCAGCATCCGCAATCTGCACCTAG
- a CDS encoding Nramp family divalent metal transporter has product MDSKNAITTPQPQSHQHYGHALAGMLGPAFVAAVAYVDPGNVAANITSGARYGYLLVWVLVLANCMSVLIQYQSAKLGIVTGNSLPEILGERLGDGGRFMFFMQAEVIAIATDLAEVIGGAIALKLLFGLPLFVGGCIIGIISTVLLIFQKSATHHIFERMIIGLLLVITFGFIAGLFIDPPNPVQVLQGLVPHFQGTETVLMATSMLGATVMPHAIYLHSTLVNDHYAPGQPKPSVKTLLHGSKIDVFWALLLAGSVNLALLILAANSLHGMTGTDTIEGAQQAIEQVLGPVIGTIFSVGLLASSLSSTSVGTYAGAEIMHGLLRIKAPMWACRVVTLVPALVVLWFAKNPTEALIIGQVVLSIGIPFAIIPLMKYTHDRSLMGDYVDGPVKFAINMMVVSLIVALNVILVFLTLSGRS; this is encoded by the coding sequence ATGGATTCAAAGAATGCAATAACTACTCCGCAACCACAATCTCACCAGCATTACGGGCATGCGCTTGCTGGCATGCTTGGTCCCGCTTTTGTGGCGGCCGTCGCCTACGTGGACCCAGGCAACGTGGCTGCGAATATCACATCCGGCGCGCGGTACGGCTATTTGTTGGTATGGGTGCTGGTGCTCGCCAATTGCATGAGCGTGCTTATTCAATATCAATCCGCGAAACTTGGCATTGTCACAGGAAATAGTCTTCCGGAAATCTTAGGGGAACGACTTGGCGACGGCGGCCGATTCATGTTTTTCATGCAAGCGGAAGTTATTGCCATCGCAACTGATCTTGCAGAAGTAATTGGTGGCGCAATCGCACTGAAACTATTATTTGGACTACCACTTTTTGTCGGCGGATGCATAATCGGGATTATTTCGACAGTACTATTAATTTTTCAAAAAAGTGCGACGCATCATATTTTCGAAAGAATGATAATCGGATTACTGCTAGTGATCACGTTTGGTTTCATTGCAGGACTTTTTATTGATCCACCAAATCCAGTGCAAGTTTTGCAAGGTCTTGTTCCGCATTTTCAAGGAACGGAAACGGTTTTGATGGCGACTTCCATGCTGGGTGCCACGGTGATGCCGCATGCGATTTACCTGCATTCCACGCTGGTGAACGATCATTATGCGCCAGGACAGCCAAAACCGAGTGTGAAAACTCTGTTGCACGGCAGTAAAATAGACGTGTTTTGGGCATTATTGCTTGCGGGATCGGTGAATCTTGCGCTATTGATTCTTGCAGCAAATTCACTGCATGGCATGACCGGTACGGATACGATCGAAGGTGCGCAACAAGCCATCGAACAGGTGCTTGGGCCGGTGATCGGCACGATTTTCTCGGTCGGACTGCTGGCTTCCAGCCTGAGCTCCACATCGGTCGGCACGTACGCCGGTGCCGAAATCATGCATGGACTGTTGCGGATCAAAGCGCCGATGTGGGCGTGCCGCGTGGTGACGCTTGTGCCGGCATTGGTTGTACTGTGGTTTGCGAAGAATCCGACGGAGGCGCTGATCATAGGGCAGGTGGTACTGTCGATCGGTATTCCGTTCGCGATCATTCCGCTGATGAAATACACTCACGATCGCTCATTAATGGGCGATTATGTGGATGGTCCGGTGAAATTCGCGATCAATATGATGGTTGTTTCGCTGATTGTTGCGCTTAATGTGATTCTCGTCTTCCTCACGCTTTCCGGCCGCTCCTAG
- a CDS encoding aldo/keto reductase, whose amino-acid sequence MATFHTPMVTLSDGNLIPQIGLGVLRIDDEGVTPVVESALEAGYRHIDGAAGYNNEAGVGRALRNAGFTQGEHRKNLWVTTKLRDSEQGYDSARKAFDRQLSLLQLDYVDMYMLHWPTPFDWRSGETWKAFTEFRAEGRVRTLGVCNFMPEHLDRLHEETGEYPAVNQIELHPTWQQREVVEYCKAHGIAVEAYSPMARGADLNAGNGTIERIAAAHGVTPAQVILRWHIENGTIIIPKSTHAERQKQNLDLFGFALAPEEHAAIDTLDGPTRAGHDPMTFTYA is encoded by the coding sequence ATGGCTACTTTCCATACTCCGATGGTTACGCTTTCCGACGGCAATCTGATTCCGCAGATCGGTTTGGGCGTGCTGCGCATCGACGATGAGGGCGTTACTCCCGTAGTTGAGAGCGCGCTGGAAGCCGGCTATCGGCACATCGACGGTGCCGCGGGATACAACAACGAGGCCGGTGTGGGGCGTGCGCTGCGCAATGCGGGCTTCACGCAAGGCGAGCATCGCAAGAATCTGTGGGTCACGACGAAGCTGCGTGATTCCGAGCAGGGGTATGACAGCGCGCGCAAAGCGTTCGACCGCCAGCTTAGTCTGCTACAACTCGACTATGTCGACATGTATATGCTCCATTGGCCAACTCCGTTCGACTGGCGTTCCGGCGAAACGTGGAAGGCATTCACTGAGTTTCGTGCGGAAGGACGTGTGCGCACACTGGGCGTGTGCAATTTCATGCCCGAACATCTTGACCGCTTGCATGAGGAGACGGGCGAGTATCCGGCCGTCAACCAGATCGAACTGCACCCGACCTGGCAGCAGCGCGAGGTTGTGGAATACTGCAAGGCGCACGGCATTGCAGTGGAAGCGTATTCGCCGATGGCCCGCGGCGCTGATTTGAACGCTGGAAATGGCACGATCGAACGTATCGCAGCTGCGCACGGGGTCACCCCGGCACAGGTGATTCTGCGCTGGCATATCGAAAATGGAACAATCATCATCCCCAAGTCGACGCATGCGGAACGACAGAAGCAGAATCTCGATCTGTTCGGTTTCGCGCTTGCTCCTGAAGAGCATGCCGCGATTGACACGCTTGATGGTCCGACGCGCGCAGGTCATGATCCAATGACGTTCACCTACGCCTGA
- a CDS encoding HNH endonuclease family protein, which produces MARKNNRNSYNYRNIEQDVRDIQRAGKRFKKSWINADGPLERILILLVVVAVIGVTIGMLLPKVNPTVGEITGEYTATGTAAETLEKLTVDDNPSKAGYDRDAFGFRETDNDGNGCDVREDVLARDLTDVQYKNSRSCQVASGTLDDPYTGQTIQFVRGVKTSSAVQIDHVVALENAWQSGANTWDHTKLYQFGNDMYNLLAVDGPANQQKGSASAAYWLPTNSEYRCDYVARQIGVKDKYGLTVTTQEKRAMLSVLHGCPAQELPAN; this is translated from the coding sequence ATGGCACGAAAGAATAATCGTAATTCTTATAATTATCGGAATATTGAGCAAGATGTGCGTGATATTCAGCGGGCTGGCAAACGGTTCAAAAAAAGTTGGATTAATGCTGACGGTCCGCTGGAACGCATTCTCATTCTGCTGGTCGTCGTTGCGGTAATCGGCGTCACTATCGGCATGCTTCTGCCGAAAGTCAATCCGACCGTAGGTGAGATTACCGGCGAATACACGGCAACCGGCACTGCCGCGGAAACGTTGGAAAAACTTACGGTTGACGACAATCCCAGCAAAGCCGGATATGATCGCGACGCGTTCGGATTCCGAGAAACCGACAACGACGGCAATGGTTGCGACGTGCGCGAAGATGTGCTCGCCCGCGATTTAACGGACGTGCAATATAAGAACAGCCGCAGCTGCCAAGTTGCGTCGGGTACACTCGATGACCCATATACCGGTCAGACCATTCAGTTCGTGCGCGGAGTGAAAACGTCTTCGGCGGTGCAGATCGACCATGTGGTCGCGTTGGAGAATGCATGGCAGTCGGGCGCGAACACGTGGGATCATACGAAGCTGTACCAATTCGGCAATGACATGTACAATCTACTGGCCGTGGATGGGCCGGCGAATCAGCAGAAGGGTTCCGCTTCGGCCGCATACTGGCTACCGACGAACAGCGAATACCGTTGCGATTACGTGGCTCGGCAGATTGGCGTGAAAGACAAGTACGGACTGACCGTCACCACGCAGGAAAAGCGAGCGATGCTTTCCGTGCTGCACGGCTGCCCCGCACAGGAATTGCCGGCAAACTGA
- a CDS encoding LacI family DNA-binding transcriptional regulator: MGESKLGPKADRKRVTLRDVAEEAGVSLKTASNVINHSGRMTDSTREKVQEVIDRLGYRVNVAARNLNRGKTGFITLAVPTLTAPYLSELANRVIDAARGYGYSVYVTTYAEGSAKGAQSLLRNFNTTVSDGMILSISEVENLEAADLDVDYPLVCVGARSTHGKADHVTPDDIQEARLAAEYLLDHGATRLAVVGSRTEPEHIDSVRDAIEGNAQLRLRGVLEACAVRGIEFDSRLVMNTGQDWTIGSGARITQQLIDSGIPFDGIVAFNDQLALGALFTLAANGISVPDQMQVIGFDNIEEAAYFQPPLTTMDSCLDWIAPTAVSRILDRIDGTRTLEPSCITVQSRVIARATTRV; the protein is encoded by the coding sequence ATGGGCGAGTCAAAGCTGGGGCCGAAAGCGGATAGGAAGCGTGTCACCCTGCGAGACGTGGCCGAAGAGGCGGGCGTTTCGCTCAAAACCGCATCCAACGTGATCAACCATTCCGGGCGCATGACCGACTCCACGCGAGAAAAAGTGCAGGAAGTCATCGACCGCCTCGGATACCGCGTGAACGTGGCCGCACGAAATCTCAACCGCGGCAAAACCGGCTTCATCACACTCGCCGTGCCAACCCTAACCGCTCCCTACCTGTCGGAGCTCGCCAATCGCGTGATCGATGCGGCCCGTGGCTACGGCTATTCCGTATATGTCACCACGTATGCCGAGGGATCCGCCAAAGGTGCGCAATCATTACTGCGGAACTTCAACACCACCGTCTCCGACGGCATGATTCTATCGATCTCCGAAGTAGAAAACCTTGAGGCGGCGGACCTAGACGTGGACTATCCGCTCGTATGCGTAGGCGCGCGATCCACGCACGGCAAAGCCGACCACGTTACCCCCGACGATATTCAGGAAGCCCGCCTTGCTGCCGAATACCTGTTAGATCATGGAGCAACTCGACTCGCGGTGGTGGGTTCTCGAACCGAACCGGAACACATTGATTCCGTACGAGACGCCATTGAAGGCAACGCGCAACTGCGACTCCGCGGCGTGCTTGAAGCATGCGCCGTGCGAGGTATCGAATTCGATTCGCGATTGGTGATGAACACGGGCCAGGATTGGACGATCGGCTCCGGCGCTCGCATTACGCAACAGCTCATCGATTCCGGAATTCCGTTCGACGGGATTGTGGCATTCAACGACCAGCTTGCGTTGGGAGCGCTGTTCACCTTGGCTGCGAACGGCATTTCCGTGCCCGACCAGATGCAGGTGATCGGCTTCGACAACATTGAAGAAGCCGCCTATTTTCAGCCTCCGCTGACCACCATGGATTCCTGCCTTGACTGGATTGCGCCGACTGCGGTCAGCCGTATTCTCGACCGGATTGACGGCACGCGCACGCTTGAACCGAGCTGCATCACCGTGCAGTCGCGCGTGATCGCCCGCGCCACCACTCGCGTGTAG